A genomic window from Melanotaenia boesemani isolate fMelBoe1 chromosome 15, fMelBoe1.pri, whole genome shotgun sequence includes:
- the lipia gene encoding lipase member H: MFLWQYLTPILLITVQICKAQICHKFTDLKLAHAIIGTSLRVRLLLHTRSNVTCGILLSHTNLTEHPQFNLSRPTTFIIHGYRPSGSPPEWMDKFTELLLAREDFNVIIVDWNHGATNLNYLKAVANTHKVAENLTAFIKLMQDQGAPVSSIHLIGVSLGAHISGFVGANINGTIGRITALDPAGPQFTGRPPEERLDPTDAHFVDVLHTDIDALGFRESLGHIDFYANGGTDQPGCPRTIFSGGSYFKCDHQRSVLLFMDTVDGMCTSPAYPCSSYKDFLDGRCLNCDRFGDAGCPVFGYDSIRWKGVLQEQTKVYFKTNSESPFCMTNYRVDVMIWNKSMRQGYMTVKLYDDNKVAVATINDKRWAFKKYTETKLFAQFDKDIQSVKKISVKYSTGNVFQPNQKLRILRFRVTHLERKDRPLCRYDVLLEGDKEVTFKPLPCEESNF, encoded by the exons ATGTTCCTGTGGCAATATCTGACACCCATCCTGCTGATAACAGTTCAGATATGCAAAG CTCAGATATGCCATAAGTTTACAGATCTAAAGCTTGCCCATGCAATCATTGGCACCAGCCTCCGTGTTAGGTTGTTGCTGCACACCAGGAGTAATGTCACCTGCGGGATTCTTTTATCTCATACCAACCTGACGGAGCATCCTCAATTTAACTTGTCTCGACCCACTACATTCATCATCCATGGGTATCGACCGTCTGGTTCTCCTCCCGAGTGGATGGACAAGTTCACGGAACTGCTGCTGGCCAGGGAAGACTTCAATGTTATAATAGTGGACTGGAACCATGGAGCaactaatttaaattatttaaaggcagtggcaaacacacacaaagtagCAGAGAACCTCACAGCTTTCATTAAATTAATGCAG GATCAAGGTGCCCCTGTGAGCTCCATTCACCTGATCGGGGTCAGTCTCGGAGCTCATATATCAGGGTTCGTGGGTGCCAATATAAATGGGACAATTGGAAGAATTACAG CTCTGGATCCTGCTGGGCCTCAGTTCACTGGTAGACCTCCAGAGGAGCGACTGGACCCCACAGATGCCCACTTTGTTGATGTGCTGCACACAGACATAGATG CTCTGGGTTTCAGGGAGTCTCTGGGTCACATTGATTTCTATGCCAATGGAGGAACAGACCAGCCTGGTTGCCCAAGAACCATTTTTTCCG GGGGGTCCTACTTTAAATGTGATCACCAGAGATCAGTGTTGCTTTTCATGGATACTGTGGATGGGATGTGTACCAGTCCGGCCTATCCCTGTTCATCCTACAAAGACTTTCTGGATGGAAGATGCTTGAACTGTGATCGCTTTGGGGATGCTGGATGCCCTGTGTTTG GTTACGATTCCATACGGTGGAAAGGTGTCCTGCAGGAGCAAACAAAGGTTTACTTCAAAACAAATTCAGAGTCTCCGTTCTGCA TGACCAACTACAGGGTGGATGTGATGATCTGGAACAAGAGCATGCGACAGGGATACATGACTGTTAAACTCTatgatgacaataaagttgCAGTGGCAACCATCAATGA CAAACGATGGGCATTCAAGAAGTACACAGAAACCAAACTGTTCGCTCAGTTTGACAAAGACATTCAGTCAGTGAAGAAGATCTCTGTCAAATACTCCACTGGGAATGTGTTCCAGCCCAATCAAAAGCTTCGAATTCTCAGATTTCGTGTCACACACCTGGAACGCAAAGACAG GCCCCTATGCCGATATGATGTTCTTCTTGAGGGCGACAAAGAGGTCACCTTCAAGCCTCTTCCATGTGAAGAATCCAACTTCTGA